Part of the Temnothorax longispinosus isolate EJ_2023e chromosome 5, Tlon_JGU_v1, whole genome shotgun sequence genome is shown below.
aaatttatattaattttggaagaaaatgaaaaaacgaaaaaaaattcgtcaaaattgtgcaaattatattatacgacTCTTTTAACAATTGTATAGACCGTGAAGATAACTCGTTTCTACGTAGCTcgttaatttgaaaataattcctAAATGGCATAGTTTATTTGCCGTAGGGTAATGAATCTTGCTACCTCTcactccttctttctctttcagaTTTATCCGACATCAGAAAAAATGTGCCGGGTGAGCCGGGAATCGATTATCCCGCCTACACGACATTACCTCAGACAGGATTCACGTGCGAAGGACGTTCACGTGGTAAATATAcgtgaataaattatacagtCGACTCGTCATATGCCATTtcgcttttattattatgcgtTATGACATATCTATAGTTTTGCTAAACGCAACATTTCTATTTTACCTGCATGAAATTATCGTTCCTTTCTTTAATTCAAAAATGCCAAATTTTTAACTTGCATTACACGACATGTGCAcaatgatacattttttaaatttaaagtgaATTCCAATAAAggtgattaataaaaaaaataataagtgaCATAATAACTTAACAAATGCAATAATAGCAAATAACTTTACATACGTAAATGTCTATTTATGAtcactaattaataatataactagAGTATCTAGATTTTTTGAactattatgtaatattaaaattcgtattttaaagaatttatagaatatgcatttattttactacAGTGATAGGTGGCTTTCACAAgagaaatgtttaaataaaaattttttgaaagttaaatatagtgtttatgcaaaaataattagaaaataaaataatctgatTATTGCACAATTTTgacgaataaaataatcagaTCCTTCGATCTTTATTTCGACGATATTTTCATGCAACAGCAATAATATATGATCGACTCCAgcattatttcattatttagcAATGGATCCATAAAAGATtcagaatttcaatttttaattttttaaatatgataataacttgaaaaattacAGATAATGTATTCAGCTTCAGAAAAGAGATAACGTGTTCAAATATCCAAAAagtttataagaataaataatatagaatatttttttattgctgcaCTTCTGtcagttttaaatattgttcgttaataatttttgagaaaatatttaatttttcatggTTCTTTTCTAATATTCCATACCtttctattttgtatatacgtaaactgatataatttttatatataaatccattactatataaaaaataattaagaactCACCGGCATAATGCGTAGCAGCGGAGTTGTATACGATTaatctgtaaaatacaaatatattcaaattaagcCTGTGTTCGAAATAATGAAAacggtaaaaaataattatagaacggattaaattttcgattttttaaacagctatttaataaaaaaattacaattaaaaaaatacgaataaacttttataaaaagaaagtctaattcttgtataaataattaaaaataattaaaatatttaattttgtaaataatattttattttgtctctGTTGAATATCAAgaatactaaatatatatattaaacatttttcaagtatataatatttcaaaataattcgaAACTATTTTGTGCGAACTGCGTTACGTAATACGCCACACGGGATATAAATGCGATTGTCGCGAGGATAAACGATTTATTTCgcaataatagaaataaaaataataaatcccgtgataatgatataatacagtataatcaataaaatgcTGATATTTACCCGTATGGTTGCTCCGCGATGCCCGATGCCatcccaggcctcctcctcccctcAGACCTCGTCGTTGCTCCGTCCACCGTCATGACGCACACACTCACCATTTCACTCACGCAAGTATAATACGCAACACTGTTAGTTACGATCACATATTAATCACTCAACAATGATTAGCGCGTTAATCACCGACACGATGTGGCTATATACTTTGCGCCGGCATTTCCGTACGTTGACCATACGCGACGCGCATTTCGTTGCATCACGACGGACGAGTAACGTGAGAAACGCACGTAATCGCACGAAGCCACGATCTCGCGACGTTCCGGCGATTAACGTTACGGAAAAGTCTAACATGGCGGAGGGAGGGAGCGAGAGAGTTAGTAAATCCTGCGGTCAACTGTCAACTTCACCACGCCACCCGCCACCCGCCCCGCCCgcccaccgccgccgccgtcttACGTACTAACCAAATTTTCGCTCACTTTTCGCGCTCGACATGACACAGATCGCTCACGTTCTCTTTCGGGACGATTACCGTCGCGTATTTGTAGCCCGAATGCATAGATACGCGAGCCGAAATCGAGATAAATTACCCGCGGAACGCGACACTCCAGAGAACAatcgtcgcgcgtcgtcgcCTCGCCGCTGTCCGCGGCGGCGAATTCCGAGCATGAATCTAATCACGAAATACGTACTCCAACGGGGTTAATTATCGAGATACGATGCTGATTACGATTGTACTTACTACAGTTaaacgcgtcgcgacgccggcGCCGGCGCCGGCGCCGGCCGCTCGACTCGGATGGGAGTAGTCGGagtcggaagtcggagtcgaCTCGTCCCGTATTCACGGCGTAAGTCAACGGCTGAAAAATTCGAATGCGGCAACCAACTTCATTGCGCTACggcgcgacacgacgcgacggcgacgtgAGCCGATTAATGGCCGATCAAGACGCGACGAATCGCCAAAAAATATGCGATTAAAATTGCATTGAATCAAACTGAGTTATTGAACTGTCGATATATCCTACGGTTTTCGGCATCTCGTACATTTTTCCGCAAAAACGATCGTCAAAGAGCATCAATACtagatttattgaaatttaagcGTATCTgggcatatatatatgtatattgtaaaacTGGATTCGAAATGAATTCGTAATTCCGAAAAGTTCCACGATACATGCTCCGAATCGCCGCCTGCAAACGCGTAATGGAGCAACGCTTAACAATTTCTGTCTCCCTTGTAGCTCCGATTTTCGTTTCGCGCGAATAAGACACGCGAGATACTTATTCCGACGAACGGCCGTCGTCTCGAAACTCTCGAGAGATTTTCACCTCATTTTATCTTTCCTTCGAATCGCTTTTGGCGAAGCGGATCAACCGTGCTGGATGATGATATTCTCTAATTGTTCGCAGAGAATCGCGTCTCGCCGCAACCGCGTCCCGGGGGATAACGCGATGCGGCGAACGAGCGGCCGGCGGCGACTGTACAAGTGGCGTGACTCGCGTCGCGTCACCCCCGCccccacccccccccccgcccgcgCGAGCAACGGCTCGAGTCTAGGCGCGCGGCAATGTAAATACACAAAAAACGGGCTAGCGTGTCTCACAAAATAAACGCGCGAGCCGTCGccgtaatatttaatgtatcaaAAATCAAATGAGCCGAATATTTCATTTCCAGCACTTCAAATTGATTTCTGAAAATCGACTATCCGATCGCATGTTCCGTTTCGAATTCGCTTCGCTTTGTAAACACGTCATATGAACGTTTAAACTGTTTAAAGTAATGATCAATTTCTCTCACCATCAGTTGAAATTTTCGTTAACAAtagaattaaacaatttacatGTAAGAGCTAAAAATTGCCGTTAATAATCGACTAATATTAACTTACTGCAATATATGCTTTCGataaaaacaaagataattttgatgtaacaaataaaatttgttatattatacgtgtaaaattttaattgttatatgcaagtcatttaattattctttttaaacaaaagtttgATCGATTGGTTAATCCTGtttcaaaagatttatttaaatataatatttatttaataaacaaacattttttttatttgaagaaaagcatatcaaatgtttatattttagagaaataaaattgtattattttaataaatcaagcataatgattctaattgagaaaataaaattatttcagtaagaggtcattttctttttttctttgtaatcATGTATGAAGACTCCATTTCACTCTCccgattttataattatctatcaCTGTACTTTGTAAACTTTGtcataaactttatataatcatataaactGCATGATGAATATTTCACGAATGACATGTCATACAGAACTGAAATTGAACTGAAACccaatgaaattattaatgtaatccTATCTAGCCAGACAAGATGTTTAGCCTGAAATaagatttctaaaattaaaaaaaaaacatgctcAGTGTCAGACTTCCTACTACCGGTTTTCTCAATAAATCGAGCGAATACGTTAAGGAAACTACCATCCGTTATTGGTAAAAGTATGCGTTGTATATagtttcatttaattttccaCAATATTGCTGCTGAAACCGATGTTACTGAAACTCGCTGCTCAACTACGCTGACCGCAGATATTAGATAATCCGTTGAGAGAAAGATGAGGTGCACAAAAGGAACATCGACGAACGTTGACGAGACGCTGCTACGTACAGTTACATAAGCGAAATctacgtatttattatattatagcaTACATACATAACGAATTTCTAATCCTTGTGAACATTCTTTACAATTATTGTCTAATCATCATactctatattaattttcgaattattaatgttaaaacgaGAGATtgaatatttgtttcatttataTTGAACACCCACGAAGAAACttccaattttataattataccctgctaaagtaattttgtttaatatttattttatactaaaaatatttaaaataaaagttttacacAGGATGTTGcagaaataatgataatacaaatttcattaTCAAAGATTTACAATCTTCAATTTTGGGAAACTATAATGATTTGTAGTGGAATGTTATATTCTCTGATAAATTCTAAGGAACgtgaataaaaatcataattcgAAGATCCGCTTGTGTACGATTGCTCAACAGGTTACTACGCTGACGAAGCGGCCGGCTGTCAGGTCTTCCACGTGTGCCACGACGTGCTGGTGTCCTCCTTCCTGTGCCCGATCGGCTCGACTTTCAGCCAGAAGCTGCTGACCTGCGACTGGTGGACCAAGGTCGATTGTTCCTCCACCAGAAGATATCTGGAAATGAATCGCGACAGCTATCAGATTGATGACGACGAGATGATTCGCAACGCGTACGCGATGATCAGTCTGCAAGCCTCCGCGGAGGCCGTCACCAAGGACGGTCTGGTGGATCCCGACAGCGGTGCCAGGATCATCGATTATTCCGCGCTCGCCGGCAGGACTGTGATGGGCTACACGCCCGGATTCCGCAGGATCACGGATTACGCGGCGGTCGAGGCGACTGGGAATGACCTACCGAGCGGATTCGAAGACTATCCACAACAGGACGCGCGGCAAATTCTTAATTACGATAATCGATATCAGCAGAAGAAGGCGAATACTGTGTATCAAGGCAAACCTcattttatggaaaataaagGACGATCGCCCTATCATGCGTCCGCGATCATTCAACACGATTATCAGGATCGATCCGGCGATAACGAGTTTCAGGACGACTATCGTAGACCCGACGGGTTCACCAATCAATTACAGACGTCCTACGCGCCTACCGTTCCCACTGTTACCACTACCACTAGAAGATTATATTCGCCTACGGTCCCGACGACCTATCGACCTTCCACGTTGGCCTATAGCAAGCTGGATTTGATGGTGGACAGCTCCGATCATCTTTATGCGCAAAGCAAGAGCCCGGTGACCCCTCCCACGATTACTCATCAGAATGACGACATGAGAAAGATTGATTTGAGAGAGAGTGAAACGAGACATGACGGTCTAAAGAAATCGGAGAACGCCTCGTCATCGAGAGCGAATAAAGACAACGATCAAAAAGGCGACGATGTTCGCGCTAAGAATGACGAAGTGCGTCTCGGTTTCGAAGGGACGTCGGAGACGAAGTTCAGGATCAACGTAACCGAGACGATTGACGAAGACGAAGTATTTAGGCAGCAGAATGACAGGCCGGTAATCCAGATTAATAGCGAAGATAGTTTGGAAGATATCGAGACGAAAGACAGCATCGGAATCGCTCGAGCGCTGaatatacagaataaaaatcCTATATACCAAGTGTCAAAGGACGAACGAAGAAGTTCGACTACGCCTATTCCATTACAGACAGTTTTAAATCCTTCATCGAGGACTTATGAGAAAGCGGACGATGTGACTTCATCAGATACCCTAAAGAAGTCAGATGTTTTCAATGAGACGAGCAACGATCGATCAACGGAAGATTACGAGGATATCTCAAGCTCGACGACGAGGAGCTTCGGTGATAGAACGACTCCGCTGCTGAAACATTGGGAACAGAAAGACGTTGACGTCGTGAAAGTATCGACCGTACCAATGACTGCGATAAATACGACTGAGAGAACCGTCGATGAGATTAATGGCGAAATCACTGCTGGCTCTTCATCCAACGAAAGCCGCGTAGCCGAGGACCAGAGTTCGTCGCCGACCGGATCGATCTCCAACTTTAACGACGAGTCCATACACAAAATAAACCTTAGTTTTCAGGTTCCTCAGCCGTCGCAGTTTTTGAAGCCTCCGGTGGGACGTTTTCTTATTAATGTTCCTGAAGAAACGCGCTATACGACGATTGATGAGAACTCCAAGACATTTTGGAGCTCTGAGGCGACGACCACAGAGATCCCACAATTTTCTAGCACACTCATAAAAAACGAAGATCAATCGCCGATATACGACGAGTTGATTGATTATACAGATGAGGTTTTTTCGGAGACGCCTAATCCAGGAGTTCACCCGACTGCTCAAGTGGTCACCGAAGTATCCACGTCCATTCCATGGCTCGTTTCTACATGGCACGGTCGATCGTTCGTCGATGTTCCCGTGACCGATATCGTTCCGCCGATCGTTGATTACAACGATGGCTTCGATGACTTTGTACCGCCAAATAAACACTCCTACACAGAGCAATTTGACCACACAGTAACCGTGGATTCGCAAAGAACGCAGAATTCTCCGACGACCTCGAAGAAAAACGACAGCGAGGCGGATATCCTGACCCGGTACAATACAGGATTCCAATTCACCATTAGAGACGCTTTCAAGGCTCAGAAACAGTCGAAAACAAATTCCAGATGCTCTTCAACCTCTGACAAGCAAGGAGGACGCTGCGAGACGAGTTCTGTCACTCCCAAAATTGCGGTTTCTACGCCGAGTGTGAAAGAAAGGACAGTTTCGATTGGTATGAAAGCGTCTACAAGGATTCCAGAACAACTAACTTTTTCGAGTAGCACGAAGAAATTAAAGTTGCCTGAAGAATCAGTAACACGTGCTTTTGAATCTTCGACATCTACTGCAAAATCTTCGATTAATAGTGacattgatataaaaaattcaaacttgAAAACGGTTACACCGAGAGGCATTGTAGAAATTAAACGACCTGAAGAGGAAGTAGAACAGACAGTGGCCACGACAGCGAGGAGTCTATTACACTCGATCCGTCCGGGATCCTTAAAACAGATCGAGGAGGCGATTGATAAAGATGATTCTCCTTATGCAGTATCATTCAAAGTCAAGAAAAATGAAGATCTGGAGACGACCGCTGACGATTTTATCAGTCGACTCATCACTCAGCACCAGCGACCGGATTCCGTCTTGAAAGATGAACTGGATGACTTCGAGATTATCAAGTCTGCAGAACCGGAAATCGAAATTGCTAGCATTTTGCAGACGCCGAAATTTTCTGACACAAGTAACGCCTCTCCGGACAATGCAAACAACAATAGTTTTTACATTGCTGAAAATGATACAGCTAGTGAATTTAAACAATCGGATTCAAATATGAGCATGGTAAGTCTTCTCCAAATAATGGCAGAATTGTTGAAATTAGATCGACTGCCACGACCATTTTCGGCGAAAGACTTAGGTAACATAGAGCTAAATGATTCGTTTAACTTCGATGAATCAACGTATGACACAGCGAGTCCAACATTGGATCCGCAAACCAGAACGACGTACGAAAACACGAATTCCGAGACATCTACTTTCGATACGTTGAAGACACCCGCTACTAAGCTTGCTGAGTCGAAAGTGTCACGGAATCTGCAACTCAATAAAGCATCATTCGCCACAGGGAGTCCGCGATTGGATCACTTACAAGCCAAAACGCAGTTCGGAAATGCAGATTCCAAGATATCTTCCTTGGATGATACTTTGAAGGCACCTATTAACGTTGATCTCAAGCCGCCTCTTGATATTTCTTCGAGAGTCAGCCCTAATGCCACGGAGCAGAAGACAAATCGATTGAAACCAGAAAGCAGAATCGTACGACCAcgtcaaaaagaaaaaatcctAGAACAATTGACAGAAAACTTCGGGCAGCCTCTTTACCGCGATGACTCGATTCGTAGTTCACTCGTCTTCGATCTGCCGCAAGTGCAGAGAAGTTTGGATTTCGAGACCGGTTTACCGATAAAAGAGAGCAAGCATGTAACTAGCGAAACTGAAGAGGAAACTGAAAAGGAAAGTTCAATATCTACGACAACGACGCAGGAAACGACTACTACGACGGAATCCGTGAAGACTACCGTCGAGACCGAGTTCGTTCCTTCTCTAGGATTCTCTCTAGATACGAACGAAGGTCGCGAAGAATACGTTCAAGCAGTTCTTGGAGGATTGATTGACGAGCACGCAAGTGAAAGCGGTAGAAATGAATCCAGCATCGCGCAAGACGAAGCTCCACAAAATGAAACTTTGGAAGCCGAGCAATAAGAGAATTCAAAAGACATTCAAGAGATCTTCgaagagtataaaaaattaagaacgtTTAGAGGTCCCTGGGATGTCTTCGACGATCAATTTCATCAACGTCGATCAACTATAATTGGTCTTCGATTTTTTcctagaattaaaaaaatcaatcaatcaaaaaCGGTAAACTCGGCcattaatatgtttatattatttaaaaaatatatataacaacgATTTTCTTAATCGACACAtgaagtttaattttatattataaaaagattgaaaatttaGAGAGTAATTAAACtaccttaatatttttaaatatcgagtaaatatgaatattatgtTATACTTTTCAAGTAAATAGTGAGATATGTATTTGAAGTTATTAACCTCTCGTCCGTATTAATCACAAGATTAAACttagttaatataataaaaaatgatatttttacgcATGTTTGGACTCATGCACATAATTACTTCTTGTACGCcaaaatgtaatatgtatttcttaaTGTGACCATATAGATAAGACATTAGATGTTGCAAAATGAATCTTATTGCtgatttatttgcaataatggATTTCGATGAACATTCGTAACGTTTCATAAAACGGTCTTGCTCATGTATAAGAGAAGAGTGTGTATGTGTAACAATGTGTGCATCCGGTATGAGTGCGAGAGAACATACGTAACACTGcgaattgattattttgtatctCATTTAACCCTAGGGTTccacattaatttttttgaaactaaaTCTCATTATACGAATTTTACTGTGTAATCAATAAATACTCCCTTACCCTGTATATACTCCTACATTGAAAGGCCGTTTATTCACCATGACAACGCGACAACGCTGACGATGTCAAAGTTTCTCACCGTGTAGGGCGTGTAGTACTCTTCAAAGACGATTTAATCAAGTCGTGAAGCATTAAACACCGCAGAACAGTTCTTTACAGTAACAATTTCTCCAATCAGCTGTAAATAAAAGTCAGTGTCAgtctttttcaaaataagcTTTAAGGGAATACAATGACACATTGCTTGTATAAaacatggaaaaaataaataatgtgaagTACGATCTTATTATTTCGTAGTGAAACATTAAAGGTTTAGCATTCCAATGtcacttaatttttattaattgttaatcgtttgaagaaaagtaattaaaagctgtaataaataaattttttgaatctattgacgctatatacatataaatatggaGAAAAACGTTAatgaaaaagaggaaaagaaggaagaagaggaacaGAAAAGTTCAAACGACAAAGATGACTATGATAAGTCGTCCATCTCATACATGGACTATcggtatgtataatattagttaataaaattgtattaacattgtttacataaattattaatcaaatttgtGTTATCTccaacatttattaaacaacattattttattaaaacagaaTAAGATGGATTCGCGA
Proteins encoded:
- the LOC139812622 gene encoding uncharacterized protein, which encodes MPKISLRILCLVTAVLCIVQRSLEHGIPRRSFLSRRAIDGTRGRKYFDPNEDGAFDSYGSAGGQYDPYDHITDLSDIRKNVPGEPGIDYPAYTTLPQTGFTCEGRSRGYYADEAAGCQVFHVCHDVLVSSFLCPIGSTFSQKLLTCDWWTKVDCSSTRRYLEMNRDSYQIDDDEMIRNAYAMISLQASAEAVTKDGLVDPDSGARIIDYSALAGRTVMGYTPGFRRITDYAAVEATGNDLPSGFEDYPQQDARQILNYDNRYQQKKANTVYQGKPHFMENKGRSPYHASAIIQHDYQDRSGDNEFQDDYRRPDGFTNQLQTSYAPTVPTVTTTTRRLYSPTVPTTYRPSTLAYSKLDLMVDSSDHLYAQSKSPVTPPTITHQNDDMRKIDLRESETRHDGLKKSENASSSRANKDNDQKGDDVRAKNDEVRLGFEGTSETKFRINVTETIDEDEVFRQQNDRPVIQINSEDSLEDIETKDSIGIARALNIQNKNPIYQVSKDERRSSTTPIPLQTVLNPSSRTYEKADDVTSSDTLKKSDVFNETSNDRSTEDYEDISSSTTRSFGDRTTPLLKHWEQKDVDVVKVSTVPMTAINTTERTVDEINGEITAGSSSNESRVAEDQSSSPTGSISNFNDESIHKINLSFQVPQPSQFLKPPVGRFLINVPEETRYTTIDENSKTFWSSEATTTEIPQFSSTLIKNEDQSPIYDELIDYTDEVFSETPNPGVHPTAQVVTEVSTSIPWLVSTWHGRSFVDVPVTDIVPPIVDYNDGFDDFVPPNKHSYTEQFDHTVTVDSQRTQNSPTTSKKNDSEADILTRYNTGFQFTIRDAFKAQKQSKTNSRCSSTSDKQGGRCETSSVTPKIAVSTPSVKERTVSIGMKASTRIPEQLTFSSSTKKLKLPEESVTRAFESSTSTAKSSINSDIDIKNSNLKTVTPRGIVEIKRPEEEVEQTVATTARSLLHSIRPGSLKQIEEAIDKDDSPYAVSFKVKKNEDLETTADDFISRLITQHQRPDSVLKDELDDFEIIKSAEPEIEIASILQTPKFSDTSNASPDNANNNSFYIAENDTASEFKQSDSNMSMVSLLQIMAELLKLDRLPRPFSAKDLGNIELNDSFNFDESTYDTASPTLDPQTRTTYENTNSETSTFDTLKTPATKLAESKVSRNLQLNKASFATGSPRLDHLQAKTQFGNADSKISSLDDTLKAPINVDLKPPLDISSRVSPNATEQKTNRLKPESRIVRPRQKEKILEQLTENFGQPLYRDDSIRSSLVFDLPQVQRSLDFETGLPIKESKHVTSETEEETEKESSISTTTTQETTTTTESVKTTVETEFVPSLGFSLDTNEGREEYVQAVLGGLIDEHASESGRNESSIAQDEAPQNETLEAEQ